Part of the Pseudomonas baltica genome is shown below.
TTTAAGAGGACTAATGGTCCGTTCGCACGCATATTCGAAGTCAGTGCGTCCCCGAGGTACTCGAGTGCCGCCCCTAAGGTTTTGGATCTACTGCGCGACCTCCTATGGTGTGTAGTTCGCCGCTGCTAAGCATCGCTTCCGTTCGACATCTGCTTACTCACCTTCGGGCAGGTGCTAGCTGTCCAATTTTAGAGTCGCAGACATCTTGGGAAGAGGGCGTACTCGCTATCAGGCTACCCAGCCGCTATAACCGGTGTCTTCGTTCTTCCATACCTAGCCGGTGAAACCCCTGTATGGCGGGTGAACGCGACGGTAAAGGTGCTCGACGAACCATAGCCTGTACGCTGCGCCACTTCGCTGACAGCCATTTTGTCTTGACATAACCATTGCTTGGCCAGAGCCATGCGCCATGTCAAAAGGTAGGTCATGGGCGAGACTCCCATCACACGGCTGAAGCGCTCGAAAAAGCCCGATCGGGAGAGTGCAGCCTCCCTTGCCAGTTGTGCCACCGACCAAGCCCGTGCCGGATCTTCGTGAAATTTGCGCAGGGCCATGGCCGTCGGCCTGCACAGCATTGGCCCTGCACGCAAGTACGCTGGGGCATGTCGAACACCGCTAATCATTGTGATGGAACGGATGCTTCTCTTGCAGGTAGCGCGTCAGCGCTACCCGGCGTTTGAGGCTGTAATCCAGGGCTTTGGCCGTGGCCGAGCGCTCGGGCATTAGTTCGCGTTGGGCCAGCCTCCACGCATGCAGTTCTTCAGCGATGGGCACCGTTGTTTGCTGATGTGATCGCCACCGATCTTCATCGCTGACTTCCTTGGAGCATGTCGGGGCGGGACTATGAGGAAAGTCTTCTCCAGCGTGCAACCGAGTTGCACGGTTGGCTTCACAAAGGTGCCTTGCGGGCCACGCCGTCGCGGCGGGTCTAGATTCCCAAAGCTGATGGCAGGCGACGCCCGTTCGGGTATCTCGCATCTGCACTCAGGCTTTCTGCGGATCATGAATCTTGTCCCGAATGAAAAACGCCGGGATCAGACCAGTGATGACATACGCCACCCCCATCACGAGCATGCCTGCGGCAATCGACACCTGCGCGGCCAGCAGCCCGATGATCGCCGGCGCAAATGCCGCCCCAATCCGGCCGAAATTGTAGGCGCCACCGACCCCGGAGCCCCGCACCCGCGTCTCGAAACTCTCGGTCATATAGGTCGCGACCACCCCCACCGGAATCCCATAGATAAACCCGAAGAACACCAGCAGATAAAGAATATTCCCCGGTGAATTCAGATACACGATCGCCGGAATCAGCAGCGCCGTGCCGATACACCCGAACACAAACGAATTGCGCCGTCCGAGCGCATCGGACAGCACCCCGGAGCACACCTTGCCGACGATCATCGCCGCATAGGTGCCGACCATGTAGCCGGTCATGGCCTTGAAGTTCATGTGCAGCTCTTGCTCCAGATACGAGGGCATCCAGTTGTTGACCCCGTAATAGCCGAACTGCAAAAAGCCTGCGGTCAGGGTCCAGAGCATCAGCATGCGCCGCGCGGCCTTGTCGGCGAACAGGATCTTCAGCGAGTCGGGTTTCTTCACCACCACACCGCCACCTTCGCGCTTGAGGCGTTGGCGTTCGGCCTGGGCGGCCAGCCAGGCGGGCGGCTCGGGCACCAGCGGTTTGACGAACAGCGCCAGCACCACCGGCACGATGGCAATGAAGAACAGCCAGCGCCAGCCATGCTCGGGGATGATCGCGCCGGCCAGCAGCGTCGCCACCAGGTAGCCTACGGTCCAGCCGGCCTGCAGGGTGGCGAGCACGGTGGTGCGGTATTTGGTCGAGACGTATTCGGACATCAGCGTGTTGCAGGCCACGAACAACGAGCCGAGCCCCAGTGAGGCGAAGAAGCGCACTCCGGCGAACTGCAGGTAGCTGTGGGTGAAGCCCAGCATCGCGGTGCCGATGGAGAACACCAGGGTGGTCCAGAACACCACCTTGACCCGGCCGAAGCGGTCGCAGGCCCAGCCGCCGTAGATGCCGCCAATGGCCATGCCGGCGAGGGTGATGCTGCCCAGGCTGCCGGCTTCGAAGCTGCTCAGGCCGAATTCCTGGCGCAGGCTGCCGAGGCTGTAGGACAGCAGCATGAGGTCGGCGCCGTCGGCGAGCAGGCCGAGGAAGCAGAACACGAAGACGATGGCTTTGGTGTGCGTGGCGATAGCCTTGACGGGCGTTGAAGCAGCGAGCATGTCCATTATTTTTATTCTCTTGTTGAAGGGCTGCGACGCGTGTTGTGTCTACTCCACCAGCAGGCCTTGCAGGCGCTGGGTAATCAGGAGCCGGGCCTGGTCGACGATGCGCTGCACCAGGGCCTGGCAGGTCGGGATGTCGTCGATCAGGCCTTGCACCAGCCCGGCCGACCACACGCCGAAATCCGCGTCGCCGGTGGCGTAGACCTGGCGACCACGCTGACCTGAAACCAGGTGCGCGAGCTCTTCGAACTTGGCGCCACGCGCCTCCATGGCCCGTACCTCCTGGCTGATGACGTTGCGTGCGACCCGCGCGGTGTTGCGCAGGCTGCGCAGGATCAGGTCGGTGCTGCGTTCATCGTTGGCCACCAACGTGGCTTTGACGTGGTCATGCACCGGCGCCTCCCGGGTACACAAAAAACGCGTGCCCATGCTGATCGCGTCCGCGCCTAGCGCCAGTGCGGCGACCAGGCCACGGGCATCGGCAAACCCCCCGGAGGCGATCAGTGGCACGCTCAAACGCTGCGCTGCCGCCGGGATCAGCACCAGCCCTGGCACATCGTCCTCGCCGGGGTGGCCGGCGCACTCGAAGCCGTCGATGGACACCGCATCCACCCCCAACGCCTGCGCTTTGAGGGCGTGGCGCACCGAGGTGCATTTGTGGATGACCCTGACGCCGTGGGCGCGCAGCACGTCAATGTGCTCCTGCGGGTTGCTGCCGGCGGTTTCGACGATGCCGACGCCGCCTTCGATGATGGCCGCGCAGTATTCGCTATAGGGCACCGGCTTGAGGGTCGGCAGCAGGGTCAGGTTGACCGCGAAGGGGCGATCGGTCAGGCCTTGGCAGCGCTGAATCTCCCGCGCCAGGTCTTCGGGGGTCGGTTGCGTCAGTGCCGACAGCGTG
Proteins encoded:
- a CDS encoding AraC family transcriptional regulator; this translates as MALRKFHEDPARAWSVAQLAREAALSRSGFFERFSRVMGVSPMTYLLTWRMALAKQWLCQDKMAVSEVAQRTGYGSSSTFTVAFTRHTGVSPARYGRTKTPVIAAG
- a CDS encoding MFS transporter translates to MDMLAASTPVKAIATHTKAIVFVFCFLGLLADGADLMLLSYSLGSLRQEFGLSSFEAGSLGSITLAGMAIGGIYGGWACDRFGRVKVVFWTTLVFSIGTAMLGFTHSYLQFAGVRFFASLGLGSLFVACNTLMSEYVSTKYRTTVLATLQAGWTVGYLVATLLAGAIIPEHGWRWLFFIAIVPVVLALFVKPLVPEPPAWLAAQAERQRLKREGGGVVVKKPDSLKILFADKAARRMLMLWTLTAGFLQFGYYGVNNWMPSYLEQELHMNFKAMTGYMVGTYAAMIVGKVCSGVLSDALGRRNSFVFGCIGTALLIPAIVYLNSPGNILYLLVFFGFIYGIPVGVVATYMTESFETRVRGSGVGGAYNFGRIGAAFAPAIIGLLAAQVSIAAGMLVMGVAYVITGLIPAFFIRDKIHDPQKA
- a CDS encoding nitronate monooxygenase family protein, translated to MSTFKTRFTETFGIQHPIMQGGMQWAAKAELVAAVANAGALGTLSALTQPTPEDLAREIQRCQGLTDRPFAVNLTLLPTLKPVPYSEYCAAIIEGGVGIVETAGSNPQEHIDVLRAHGVRVIHKCTSVRHALKAQALGVDAVSIDGFECAGHPGEDDVPGLVLIPAAAQRLSVPLIASGGFADARGLVAALALGADAISMGTRFLCTREAPVHDHVKATLVANDERSTDLILRSLRNTARVARNVISQEVRAMEARGAKFEELAHLVSGQRGRQVYATGDADFGVWSAGLVQGLIDDIPTCQALVQRIVDQARLLITQRLQGLLVE